The following proteins come from a genomic window of Canis lupus baileyi chromosome 20, mCanLup2.hap1, whole genome shotgun sequence:
- the NMI gene encoding N-myc-interactor: MAHKRRREKRVLDPWSNEEVTKNELRKRLTDRFTKENIQLKEEIQRLEAELQEATRNSQIKEDIPETKVKFTSLENPETDSQFLNISCSFQVSSPIFYELQKGQALITFEREEVAQNVIRMGKHHIHIEDVDVEVVAKPVPLNSGVRFQVHEEVSKVKINVSEIPDALPEDQMRDKLELSFSKSRNGGGEVLCVQYHRPSHSAVVTFMEAGVADKILKKKDYPLYINENCYNVIVSPYTETHLKQFQMFSGISERTVLLTGMEDLQMMDEEILQDLVNIHFQREKNGGGEVEVVKCALDQPCIAYFEE, translated from the exons ATGGCACATAAAAGACGTAGGGAAAAACGAGTTTTGGATCCTTGGTCAAATGAAGAAGTAACGAAAAATGAACTAAGAAAG agaCTAACTGACAGattcacaaaggaaaatattcaacTAAAGGAGGAGATCCAAAGGCTCGAAGCTGAGTTACAAGAGGCCACTAGAAACTCCCAG ATTAAAGAGGATATTCCTGAAACAAAGGTGAAGTTCACATCTTTAGAGAACCCTGAGACTGACAGCCAGTTTTTAAACATCTCCTGTTCATTTCAAGTGAGCTCGCCAATTTTTTATGAGCTACAGAAAGGGCAAGCTCTTATCACCTTTGAAAGAGAAGAAG TTGCCCAAAATGTCATCAGGATGGGGAAACATCATATACATATAGAAGATGTAGATGTGGAGGTTGTGGCCAAGCCAGTTCCATTAAATTCAGGAGTCAGATTCCAG GTCCATGAAGAAGTGTCTAAGGTGAAGATCAATGTTAGTGAAATTCCCGACGCACTGCCTGAGGACCAGATGAGAGACAAGCTGGAACTGAGCTTCTCTAAGTCCCGGAACGGAGGTGGAGAAGTGCTGTGTGTGCAGTACCATAGGCCATCCCACAGCGCCGTGGTCACCTTTATGGAGGCTGGAG TTGCTGAcaagattttgaaaaagaaagactatccgctttatataaatgaaaactgCTACAACGTCATTGTTTCTCCATACACAGAAACACATTTGAAACAGTTTCAG ATGTTTTCGGGAATATCGGAAAGGACGGTGCTTCTGACTGGGATGGAAGATCTTCAGATGATGGATGAAGAAATTTTGCAGGATTTAGTTAACATTCACTTTCAGCGGGAGAAGAACGGAGGTGGAGAAGTAGAAGTGGTCAAATGTGCTCTAGACCAACCTTGCATAGCGTACTTTGAAGAATAG